From Shewanella yunxiaonensis, the proteins below share one genomic window:
- a CDS encoding restriction endonuclease subunit S: MSVESLITQHIDIWTSAVQTKSTAGRGTSSKLDLYGIKKLRELILELAVRGKLVPQDPNDEPASVLLERIAEEKKQLIKDKKIKKTKKLPDIVTEEQLFQLPLGWQYIRLGECVSIIRGITFPASAKNLEPSDGLIACLRTANVQQEIDWDDLIYVDSSYVKRNDQFLSIGDIVMSMANSRELVGKVSYTYSIPADNGATFGGFLSVIRPYKLNSAFLMLIFRTPHVREQLIGSASQTTNIANISLEKLNPLVISIPPLEEQHRIVAKVDELMKLCDQLEQQTEASITAHQVLFETLLATLTNSADAEELIENWQRISAHFDTLFTTEESIDQLKQTILQLAVMGKLVPQNPADEPASELLKRIAKEKAQLVKDGKIKKQKALPPINDDEKPFELPNGWEWCSLGQLVNIRGGKRLPKGQALTTTPTPFVYIRVSDMKDGTISTADLHYLSKDTQEQIKNYIITSDDIYMTIVGATIGKCGLVPVELSGMNLTENAARLSPFLNLDKSYLYQFLSSKFAQEQFIDKTKQVGVQKMALNRLSSTKVPLPPLNQHKLIVAKLSDLLAFCEQLQQRLIESKKTQLSLTDAIIEQVI, translated from the coding sequence ATGTCGGTAGAAAGCTTAATCACCCAACATATAGATATCTGGACCTCTGCGGTACAAACCAAATCAACCGCAGGTCGTGGTACCAGCAGCAAACTTGATTTATACGGCATTAAAAAACTGCGTGAGCTGATTTTAGAATTGGCAGTGCGTGGTAAGTTAGTGCCGCAAGATCCAAATGATGAGCCAGCGTCGGTGTTGCTTGAGAGAATTGCGGAAGAAAAAAAGCAACTGATTAAAGATAAGAAGATAAAAAAAACAAAAAAATTGCCAGATATTGTAACTGAAGAGCAGCTTTTTCAGTTACCTTTGGGATGGCAATATATTCGTTTGGGAGAATGTGTATCAATCATCAGAGGAATTACATTTCCTGCGAGCGCTAAAAACTTAGAGCCTTCCGATGGTTTAATTGCTTGCTTGCGCACAGCAAATGTACAACAAGAAATTGATTGGGATGATTTAATATATGTCGATTCGTCATATGTAAAAAGAAATGACCAATTTTTATCGATTGGTGACATAGTTATGTCTATGGCTAACAGTCGAGAGCTTGTTGGTAAAGTATCTTATACATATTCAATCCCCGCTGATAATGGCGCAACATTTGGTGGTTTTTTGAGTGTTATAAGACCATATAAACTCAATTCAGCATTTTTGATGTTAATTTTCCGAACTCCTCATGTTAGGGAACAACTAATTGGAAGTGCGAGTCAAACGACAAATATCGCAAATATTTCACTAGAAAAACTTAATCCTTTAGTGATATCAATACCTCCTCTTGAAGAACAACACCGCATCGTCGCCAAAGTCGATGAACTAATGAAGCTCTGCGACCAACTGGAACAGCAAACCGAAGCCAGTATTACAGCGCATCAGGTGTTGTTTGAAACCCTGTTGGCAACCTTAACCAACAGTGCCGATGCTGAAGAGTTAATTGAAAACTGGCAGCGCATCAGCGCCCATTTCGATACCCTATTCACCACCGAAGAGAGCATCGACCAGCTTAAACAAACTATTCTGCAATTGGCGGTAATGGGTAAACTGGTACCGCAAAATCCTGCCGATGAACCTGCATCAGAGCTGCTTAAGCGTATCGCCAAAGAAAAAGCCCAGTTGGTGAAAGACGGGAAAATCAAAAAACAAAAAGCGTTGCCGCCGATTAATGATGATGAAAAGCCGTTTGAACTGCCGAATGGGTGGGAGTGGTGTAGTCTCGGTCAACTGGTAAATATAAGGGGAGGAAAGCGACTACCAAAAGGGCAAGCTTTAACCACTACACCTACGCCGTTTGTTTATATTCGAGTTTCGGATATGAAGGATGGAACTATTAGTACAGCGGATTTACATTACCTATCTAAGGATACCCAAGAACAAATTAAAAACTACATCATTACTTCAGATGATATTTATATGACTATCGTGGGGGCAACCATCGGAAAGTGTGGCTTAGTTCCTGTAGAGTTAAGTGGGATGAATCTGACCGAAAATGCTGCGAGATTGTCGCCATTCCTAAACCTTGATAAAAGTTATTTATACCAGTTTCTGAGTAGTAAATTTGCACAAGAGCAGTTTATTGATAAAACTAAGCAGGTTGGTGTTCAGAAAATGGCATTGAATCGACTGTCTAGTACTAAAGTGCCTTTACCACCGCTCAACCAGCATAAATTAATAGTGGCAAAACTATCTGATTTATTGGCTTTTTGTGAGCAATTACAACAACGATTAATTGAATCTAAAAAAACTCAATTAAGCCTGACTGATGCAATCATCGAACAGGTTATATAA
- a CDS encoding metal-dependent hydrolase yields MPNAQTHIMIGSAMSTVITLVDKEQYSLGHSLFIAPVLGGVVSKLPDIIEPAFHPNHRQFFHSVTMLTLLSAGLLKAYRWSPEEPLEKFIRGAILICGAAYLSHLICDASTPKGLPLVGKF; encoded by the coding sequence ATGCCTAACGCACAAACTCACATAATGATAGGTTCTGCAATGAGTACTGTTATCACATTAGTTGATAAAGAGCAGTACTCCCTTGGTCATTCATTATTCATAGCTCCTGTTTTAGGGGGCGTTGTCAGTAAACTGCCAGATATCATTGAACCTGCTTTTCATCCCAATCATAGACAGTTTTTCCATAGCGTAACGATGCTTACATTGCTTTCTGCTGGATTGCTAAAAGCTTATCGGTGGTCGCCTGAAGAACCGTTAGAAAAATTTATTAGGGGGGCAATTTTGATATGTGGGGCGGCCTATCTTAGTCACTTGATATGTGATGCGTCTACACCAAAAGGTCTTCCCTTGGTCGGAAAATTTTGA
- a CDS encoding SAVED domain-containing protein has product MNKAISYFIEKAADWLFRKRSPALMVFRAGVYFLPLTLAGSWAVSIMYKDAESTFSLGYQSSSTAQFIVVSCLIVEIGLIVFGAVWEYQRYRDEKKRNDKKKTIVIEQRGLVDTSDSPLSEYIKIKCSWQVESIVNDIREKITDNVITRPDVALARVNNLKMSLDERTAQSAASDISIVYGGVSPVPFTFYTGYLLDDESQIYVYDWDRDVGDWRGLDGVDDGEQFSIEPSLIKGNSVVLAVSVSYPVDRHAIASVFTGLPVHYLSLPLLDRNNHWSKEKQDRLSGEFLEYCKKLLGQGVEHIHLVLACQNSVAFRFGQAYDKRNLPSVSVYQYERQQKLRYPWCLKIPHEEGEIPLIV; this is encoded by the coding sequence ATGAACAAAGCTATCAGTTATTTTATTGAAAAAGCGGCAGATTGGTTGTTTAGAAAACGTTCACCAGCATTGATGGTTTTCAGGGCTGGGGTTTACTTTTTACCTCTGACATTGGCTGGGAGTTGGGCTGTATCGATCATGTACAAAGATGCAGAGAGCACCTTCTCATTGGGGTATCAATCTTCAAGTACTGCGCAGTTTATTGTAGTTAGCTGTTTAATAGTTGAAATCGGGTTGATTGTGTTTGGGGCTGTCTGGGAATACCAGCGTTACCGTGACGAAAAAAAGCGTAACGACAAAAAGAAAACCATAGTCATCGAGCAACGAGGCTTGGTCGATACATCGGATTCACCATTGAGTGAGTATATAAAAATCAAGTGCTCATGGCAGGTAGAATCAATAGTTAATGACATCCGGGAAAAAATTACTGACAACGTAATCACTAGACCTGATGTGGCGTTAGCCAGGGTTAATAACTTGAAAATGAGCCTTGATGAGAGAACCGCTCAGTCAGCGGCGTCTGATATTTCAATCGTCTATGGTGGAGTTTCGCCAGTTCCATTTACGTTTTATACCGGCTACCTGCTGGATGATGAGAGCCAAATCTATGTTTATGACTGGGATAGAGATGTAGGGGACTGGCGAGGACTGGATGGCGTTGACGACGGGGAACAGTTCAGCATTGAACCTTCATTGATCAAAGGTAATTCCGTTGTACTCGCAGTCTCGGTTTCTTACCCCGTTGATAGGCACGCAATTGCTTCGGTTTTCACTGGTTTGCCAGTTCACTACTTATCACTGCCGTTGCTTGACAGAAACAATCACTGGTCGAAAGAAAAGCAAGATCGGCTGAGTGGGGAATTCCTTGAATATTGCAAGAAGTTGCTAGGTCAAGGGGTGGAGCACATACACCTCGTCCTTGCATGCCAGAACAGTGTTGCCTTCAGATTTGGGCAAGCATATGACAAACGTAATCTTCCGAGCGTTTCAGTCTATCAATACGAACGTCAACAAAAGTTGAGATATCCATGGTGTTTAAAAATACCTCATGAAGAAGGTGAAATACCATTAATAGTGTAA
- a CDS encoding nucleotidyltransferase domain-containing protein, translating to MTTLFNNARALSEDKKSMLVDILDSVFDNLDLTKGQRERIETAYHAVGDYLANCEHPLLEDAQIYPQGSMRLRTTNKPLFQEEFDVDLVLFLPHASYATREEIVDVVKRHLLDNDVYKDLVEDLPRGFRINYKGDYHLDITPAKAHDFQELQGHPLWVVDKRIGFKESNPEGMAQGFDRACSMMPIIRRTQVALEALTNKSVTELPDQSKKKLLNRIVQILKRHRDVWSQLDGNLHADFRPISVIITMLASLAYVEIVRSGKKYDNEFDLILDVIELMPLHIEGDVEEVLVTNPTMRAENYAEKWNRVERQEGQKYRNAFRAWHLAAVDTFECLADANKQGMDNVFAALSTAFGERPVNAARARIIEAVNTHRSNGTLGIALGTGAITAVTSESAHSATRTVNSVVPVIRNQFYGD from the coding sequence ATGACCACATTATTCAATAATGCACGTGCTCTAAGTGAAGACAAGAAATCCATGTTGGTGGATATTTTGGACTCAGTATTTGACAATCTCGATCTGACTAAAGGGCAGCGAGAGCGTATTGAGACAGCTTATCATGCTGTCGGTGACTATCTGGCGAATTGTGAGCATCCTTTGCTAGAAGATGCTCAAATATATCCTCAGGGTTCTATGCGTCTTCGAACAACAAATAAGCCACTTTTTCAGGAAGAGTTTGACGTAGATCTTGTTCTATTTTTGCCACATGCAAGCTATGCGACTCGAGAGGAAATTGTCGACGTTGTTAAACGGCATCTACTGGACAACGATGTATATAAGGATTTGGTAGAAGATCTGCCAAGAGGTTTTCGAATTAATTACAAGGGGGATTATCACCTAGATATCACACCAGCCAAGGCACACGACTTTCAGGAGTTGCAAGGCCATCCTTTGTGGGTTGTCGATAAACGCATAGGCTTTAAGGAATCTAACCCAGAAGGAATGGCTCAGGGTTTTGATAGAGCCTGTTCCATGATGCCTATAATTCGTAGAACGCAAGTAGCTCTAGAAGCTTTGACTAACAAATCTGTTACTGAATTACCTGATCAGTCAAAGAAAAAACTACTTAATCGGATCGTCCAAATTTTGAAACGTCATAGAGATGTTTGGTCCCAGCTGGATGGTAATTTACATGCTGATTTCAGACCAATTTCAGTGATAATAACAATGCTGGCCAGTCTAGCTTATGTTGAGATTGTAAGATCTGGGAAAAAATACGATAACGAGTTTGATTTGATCCTAGATGTTATTGAGCTTATGCCGCTGCACATTGAAGGAGATGTTGAAGAGGTTCTTGTCACAAATCCAACTATGAGAGCGGAAAACTACGCTGAGAAGTGGAATCGTGTCGAAAGACAAGAAGGGCAAAAATACCGAAATGCATTTAGAGCTTGGCACTTAGCAGCAGTAGACACGTTCGAATGTCTGGCCGATGCAAATAAACAAGGAATGGATAATGTTTTTGCTGCACTGTCTACTGCATTTGGCGAACGGCCGGTAAATGCCGCTAGAGCCCGAATTATAGAAGCAGTTAATACGCACAGAAGTAATGGAACTCTTGGCATTGCACTGGGGACGGGAGCAATAACAGCTGTCACTTCCGAAAGTGCACATTCGGCAACGCGGACAGTTAACTCGGTAGTACCAGTTATAAGGAATCAGTTCTATGGGGACTGA
- a CDS encoding coiled-coil domain-containing protein — protein sequence MKTSPQVKMTYARHISNKIVSINDDFVASGKACDCICLDCGSQLIAKKKINGVRAYHFAHHPNDQNALNCSWTGETELHFRVKEYLFKTKAIKLPIGYHEPQEIQLYFEEVMLEEPLRQTKRIPDVIGITQSGERIIFEVRVTHEVDAQKRYDYRRMNVTSIEIRFDDVHSYLGEESVISDELISNHLMTMPFEWLSIGPSGEIAEKYHAHEREQLKNVLRETGEELKRKKSVLKEINETIAGRETFLRNFEREYSYKNQEIERIQLNILNLTSQIQALKIEKDEILLKNQHYVNERVAECRHELFLGNEEYRKQIFLEELSKHENELSLLEENRDTLKDVINAYEKQVAKVKSELGNYEGKISIYKEEQQRLDEEKLKLRQEKMEQEKLIEVSHQNARVITEVKRNLERIEKEVRPLCKQFGIPWPLSHNLLVELER from the coding sequence ATGAAAACATCGCCACAAGTCAAAATGACATATGCTAGGCACATCTCTAATAAGATCGTATCGATTAACGATGATTTTGTTGCGAGTGGCAAAGCTTGTGATTGCATATGTTTAGATTGCGGTAGTCAGCTCATTGCTAAAAAGAAGATTAATGGGGTTCGAGCATACCATTTTGCCCATCATCCAAATGACCAAAATGCTCTAAATTGTAGCTGGACCGGTGAAACAGAACTTCATTTTCGAGTTAAAGAATATCTTTTTAAAACAAAAGCCATAAAGCTACCTATTGGGTATCACGAACCTCAAGAAATACAGCTGTATTTTGAAGAAGTTATGTTGGAAGAACCATTAAGGCAAACCAAACGCATACCAGACGTTATTGGAATAACTCAAAGCGGTGAACGAATCATTTTTGAAGTCAGAGTCACACATGAAGTTGATGCTCAAAAAAGATACGACTATCGTCGCATGAACGTTACATCTATAGAAATCAGATTTGATGATGTGCACAGCTATTTAGGCGAAGAAAGCGTCATCTCTGATGAACTGATATCCAATCATTTGATGACAATGCCTTTTGAGTGGTTATCAATTGGCCCTTCAGGTGAAATCGCTGAGAAATATCATGCTCACGAACGCGAGCAATTAAAAAATGTTCTCAGAGAAACCGGCGAAGAATTAAAGCGCAAAAAATCTGTTCTAAAAGAGATAAATGAAACTATTGCTGGCAGGGAAACATTCCTCAGAAATTTTGAACGAGAGTACAGCTATAAAAATCAGGAAATCGAGAGGATTCAGCTGAACATCCTCAACCTGACAAGCCAGATACAAGCTTTAAAAATAGAAAAAGATGAAATTCTTCTAAAGAACCAACATTACGTAAATGAAAGAGTTGCCGAGTGTAGACATGAACTGTTCTTAGGCAACGAAGAATATCGAAAGCAAATATTTCTAGAGGAATTAAGTAAGCATGAAAATGAATTGAGCCTATTAGAAGAAAATCGTGACACATTGAAAGATGTGATAAACGCGTATGAGAAACAGGTTGCTAAGGTCAAATCTGAACTTGGTAACTATGAAGGAAAAATCAGTATTTATAAAGAAGAACAGCAACGATTAGATGAAGAAAAATTAAAATTAAGACAAGAAAAAATGGAGCAAGAAAAATTAATTGAAGTATCTCATCAAAACGCTAGGGTAATAACCGAAGTAAAACGTAATTTAGAACGGATTGAAAAAGAGGTTCGCCCCCTTTGTAAGCAATTCGGGATCCCTTGGCCTTT
- a CDS encoding WYL domain-containing protein, with amino-acid sequence MGNQYSYLELLEQTESTSTADRLAYIDFLLTFKGSLNRSDLTEFFGIKSASASAAIAEYKKYRKDNVSYVHKEGKNVINLSTFRPLLKFSSESALSMLANGFNKGKVDNKTFIPYERVALLPKKLDVDMVSKVTRAISNRTAIECEYFSKSKGVQIKRCLFPTAIFYDGISWMFRAFSSGSKFNEDGFKSFNFSRLKTANENADKIASQTQRIESDREWHLSIPIVLKVHPSLEQNQKETLIYEFDMDTDSEQLTISVKAVLFYYLVEQWKIDTRQLKDINHERRSNENFNFILINRSSIEDYACMENVLK; translated from the coding sequence ATGGGTAATCAATACAGTTACTTAGAACTATTAGAACAAACTGAGAGTACATCCACAGCGGATCGCTTGGCTTACATAGATTTTTTATTAACCTTTAAGGGAAGTCTGAACCGAAGTGATTTGACAGAATTTTTCGGCATAAAATCAGCTTCAGCCTCTGCGGCGATAGCCGAATATAAGAAATATAGAAAAGACAATGTTTCTTATGTACATAAAGAAGGGAAAAACGTAATAAATCTCAGCACGTTTAGGCCGTTGCTCAAGTTCAGTTCTGAAAGCGCATTGAGCATGTTGGCTAACGGATTTAACAAAGGGAAAGTGGACAACAAAACATTTATACCCTACGAAAGGGTGGCGCTACTGCCGAAGAAACTAGATGTTGATATGGTTTCTAAAGTAACAAGAGCAATCAGTAACAGAACAGCTATTGAGTGCGAGTACTTTTCTAAGTCAAAAGGTGTTCAGATAAAAAGGTGCCTGTTTCCAACAGCTATTTTCTATGATGGTATATCTTGGATGTTTAGAGCATTTAGCTCTGGAAGCAAATTCAATGAGGATGGATTTAAGTCTTTCAATTTCTCTAGATTGAAAACTGCAAATGAAAATGCCGATAAGATAGCATCTCAAACACAGAGAATCGAAAGTGATAGAGAGTGGCACTTGTCGATACCTATTGTGCTGAAAGTGCACCCGTCACTAGAACAAAATCAGAAAGAGACTTTAATTTATGAGTTTGATATGGATACAGATTCGGAACAACTTACAATCAGCGTTAAGGCAGTCTTGTTTTACTATTTAGTAGAGCAATGGAAAATCGATACTCGTCAACTTAAAGATATTAATCACGAAAGACGATCTAACGAAAATTTTAACTTTATACTAATTAATCGTAGCTCTATAGAAGATTATGCTTGCATGGAAAATGTACTCAAATAG
- the hsdR gene encoding EcoAI/FtnUII family type I restriction enzme subunit R, translating to MEAKIDKSKLSETDIISKFILPAVKKVGWDDMTQIRQEVKLRDGKVIVRGNAAARRTVKSADIVLYHKPSMPLAVIEAKANKHEIGKGMQQGLDYANLLDVPFIFASNGDGFIFHDKTNATTLETEIALADFPTPQQLWDKFCNWKGYKTENLPIITQDYYDDGSGKSPRYYQLQAINKTVEAVAAGQDRVLLVMATGTGKTYTAFQIIWRLWKAKAKKRILFLADRNILVDQTKNNDFQPFGTAMTKVTGRTVDPAFEVHLALYQALTGPEEQQKAYKQVDPNFFDLIVVDECHRGSAAEDSAWREILDYFSSATQIGLTATPKETEEVSNIEYFGEPIYTYSLKQGIEDGFLAPYKVIRVDIDVDVQGWRPTKDQVDKHGELIEDRIYNQKDFDRTLVIDERTELVAKTITSYLQKTDPMAKTIVFCDDIDHAERMRRALVNLNPEQVAKNEKYVMKITGDDEIGKAQLDNFINPKKKYPVITTTSELMTTGVDAKTCKLVVLDQSIQSMTKFKQIVGRGTRIDDKYGKLWFTILDFKKATELFADEHFDGIPERVKVTKPEDFDNEDELTDIIDGTGEDETANPFGDEEMDDTIQEPDAPYEPNANSADNANLGGDDWTEESDKVRKFYVNGVAVKALAERIQYYDSDGKLVTESFKDYTRKTIIKEFASLDEFAKKWQASDRKQAIIDELADMGVIWEVLEQEVGKELDPFDMICHVVYDMPPLTRKERADQVKKRNYFTKYGDVAQQVLQSLLDKYADAGVSEVENITVLKVAPFTELGSMTEIIKQGFGGKPQYLAAIQELEAQLYSIDSQTA from the coding sequence ATGGAAGCAAAAATCGACAAGAGCAAGCTGTCAGAGACAGACATCATTAGCAAATTCATCCTTCCGGCAGTCAAAAAGGTCGGCTGGGATGATATGACGCAAATTCGCCAAGAGGTGAAACTGCGTGATGGCAAAGTGATTGTGCGCGGTAATGCTGCGGCTAGGCGCACAGTTAAATCTGCCGACATCGTGCTTTACCACAAACCCAGCATGCCCTTAGCTGTAATAGAAGCCAAAGCCAATAAACACGAAATAGGTAAAGGCATGCAGCAAGGGTTAGATTATGCCAACCTGCTCGATGTACCGTTTATCTTTGCCTCTAATGGTGACGGTTTTATCTTTCATGACAAAACCAATGCTACAACGTTAGAAACTGAAATTGCCCTTGCAGACTTCCCTACTCCACAACAACTTTGGGACAAATTCTGTAACTGGAAAGGCTATAAAACCGAAAACCTGCCCATCATCACCCAGGATTACTATGACGATGGCAGTGGTAAGTCACCCCGCTACTATCAACTACAAGCCATCAACAAAACCGTAGAAGCAGTCGCAGCAGGCCAAGACCGTGTATTACTGGTCATGGCGACCGGCACCGGTAAAACCTACACTGCCTTTCAAATTATTTGGCGCTTATGGAAGGCTAAAGCGAAGAAGCGCATCCTATTTTTAGCCGATCGCAACATTCTGGTAGACCAGACCAAAAACAACGATTTTCAACCGTTCGGTACAGCGATGACCAAAGTCACTGGCCGCACTGTTGACCCTGCCTTTGAAGTACACCTGGCACTCTATCAAGCCCTCACCGGTCCCGAAGAACAGCAAAAAGCTTACAAGCAGGTTGACCCAAACTTCTTTGATTTAATCGTCGTAGACGAATGCCACCGCGGTAGCGCAGCCGAAGATAGCGCATGGCGCGAAATTCTCGATTACTTCAGTTCCGCCACCCAAATTGGTCTTACGGCTACACCCAAAGAAACCGAAGAAGTATCTAATATCGAGTACTTTGGCGAGCCTATTTACACCTATTCACTCAAACAAGGGATTGAAGACGGCTTCCTCGCGCCTTACAAAGTCATTCGCGTGGATATTGATGTCGATGTCCAAGGTTGGCGCCCTACCAAAGACCAGGTCGATAAGCATGGTGAGTTGATTGAAGACCGCATCTACAACCAAAAAGATTTCGACCGTACTTTGGTAATTGATGAACGTACCGAGCTCGTCGCTAAGACCATTACCAGCTATTTGCAGAAAACCGATCCTATGGCCAAAACCATAGTTTTCTGTGACGATATTGATCACGCCGAACGTATGCGCCGCGCACTGGTTAATCTCAATCCCGAGCAAGTCGCCAAAAACGAAAAGTACGTGATGAAGATTACCGGCGATGATGAAATCGGCAAAGCCCAGTTAGACAACTTCATTAACCCCAAGAAAAAGTATCCGGTCATTACCACCACTTCAGAGCTAATGACTACTGGCGTTGATGCCAAAACTTGCAAACTGGTAGTGCTCGATCAATCCATTCAGTCGATGACCAAATTCAAGCAAATTGTCGGGCGCGGTACACGTATCGATGATAAATACGGCAAACTCTGGTTTACTATTCTCGACTTCAAAAAAGCTACCGAGCTATTCGCCGACGAACACTTTGACGGCATACCTGAGCGCGTCAAAGTCACAAAGCCAGAAGATTTCGACAACGAAGACGAGCTGACCGATATCATCGATGGAACGGGAGAGGATGAAACAGCAAATCCATTCGGCGATGAAGAAATGGACGACACTATTCAAGAGCCTGATGCGCCTTATGAACCAAACGCCAACTCCGCAGACAATGCCAACCTAGGCGGCGACGACTGGACTGAAGAATCCGACAAAGTCCGTAAATTTTATGTAAATGGTGTAGCAGTCAAAGCCCTGGCTGAACGTATTCAATACTACGACAGCGATGGCAAGCTCGTTACTGAGTCTTTCAAAGATTACACCCGCAAAACCATCATCAAAGAATTTGCTTCGCTCGATGAATTTGCCAAAAAGTGGCAAGCATCAGACCGTAAGCAAGCCATTATCGATGAATTGGCCGACATGGGCGTGATTTGGGAAGTGCTTGAACAAGAAGTCGGCAAAGAACTCGATCCATTCGATATGATCTGCCATGTCGTCTATGATATGCCGCCATTAACCCGTAAAGAACGTGCTGACCAGGTTAAAAAGCGCAACTACTTCACCAAGTACGGCGATGTTGCTCAACAAGTGCTACAAAGTTTGCTCGATAAATACGCCGATGCAGGTGTTAGCGAAGTCGAAAACATCACCGTCCTCAAAGTTGCCCCGTTCACCGAATTAGGCAGCATGACAGAAATTATCAAACAAGGTTTTGGTGGTAAGCCGCAGTACTTAGCGGCGATTCAAGAGCTAGAAGCGCAGCTTTACAGTATTGATTCCCAAACAGCGTAA
- a CDS encoding N-6 DNA methylase produces MSISSVIKSLQDIMRKDAGVDGDAQRLGQMSWLLFLKIFDAREEELELELDDYKTPIPEKYLWRNWAQNPEGITGDELLDFINDELFFDLKTLTAPKDLNPRGHVVREAFSDAFNYMKNGTLLRQVINKLNEIDFTNSNERHLFGDIYEQILKDLQSAGNAGEFYTPRAVTQFIVNRLDPKLGESIMDPACGTGGFLACSFDHVKTNYVKTSADHQTLQQQIHGVEKKQLPHLLCVTNMMLHGVEVPVQIKHGNTLNKPLSSWDSDIDVIATNPPFGGTEEDGIEKNFPAEMQTRETADLFLQLIIEVLAEPTANKAGGRAGVVLPDGTLFGEGVKTKIKKLLTEECNLHTIVRLPNGVFNPYTGIKTNILFFNKGQPTKDVWFYEHPYPDGVKNYNKTKPMKFEEFQTEIDWWGSEEDGFASRVETKQAWKVSIDDIIERNFNLDIKNPYQEEVESYDPEELLASYEQQQQEITALRNQLKDILGNALQSTVNGEA; encoded by the coding sequence ATGTCCATCAGTTCAGTAATTAAATCCCTTCAAGACATTATGCGTAAAGATGCCGGTGTCGATGGCGATGCGCAGCGTCTAGGCCAAATGTCTTGGTTACTATTCCTCAAAATTTTTGATGCCCGTGAAGAAGAACTCGAATTAGAACTGGATGACTACAAAACACCAATTCCAGAAAAATACCTGTGGCGCAATTGGGCGCAAAACCCTGAAGGGATCACCGGCGATGAACTGCTCGATTTCATCAATGACGAACTGTTTTTTGATTTAAAAACCCTGACGGCACCAAAAGACTTAAACCCACGCGGCCACGTGGTACGTGAAGCCTTTAGCGATGCTTTCAACTACATGAAGAACGGCACGCTACTGCGCCAAGTCATCAATAAACTCAATGAGATTGACTTCACCAACTCCAACGAGCGCCATCTGTTTGGTGATATCTACGAGCAAATATTAAAAGACTTACAAAGTGCCGGTAATGCAGGCGAATTCTACACGCCGCGCGCCGTCACTCAGTTTATTGTGAATCGTTTAGATCCTAAACTTGGCGAAAGCATCATGGATCCAGCCTGTGGTACGGGGGGCTTTCTAGCCTGTAGTTTTGACCATGTAAAAACCAACTACGTCAAAACCAGTGCCGACCATCAAACCTTGCAGCAACAAATTCACGGCGTTGAGAAAAAGCAACTCCCTCACCTGTTGTGTGTCACCAACATGATGCTGCACGGCGTTGAAGTACCTGTGCAAATCAAGCACGGCAACACACTCAACAAACCGCTGTCCAGTTGGGATAGTGATATCGATGTGATTGCGACTAACCCGCCATTCGGTGGCACCGAAGAAGACGGTATTGAGAAAAACTTCCCAGCAGAGATGCAAACCCGTGAAACGGCAGATTTGTTCCTGCAATTGATTATTGAAGTACTTGCCGAACCTACAGCCAATAAAGCCGGTGGCCGTGCAGGTGTGGTTCTGCCAGACGGCACTCTGTTTGGTGAAGGCGTTAAAACCAAGATTAAAAAGTTACTGACCGAAGAATGTAACTTGCACACCATCGTGCGTCTGCCAAATGGCGTGTTTAACCCTTACACCGGCATCAAAACCAACATCCTGTTTTTCAATAAAGGCCAACCAACCAAAGATGTGTGGTTCTATGAACATCCCTACCCTGACGGCGTAAAAAATTACAACAAAACCAAACCGATGAAGTTTGAAGAGTTCCAAACCGAGATTGATTGGTGGGGTTCAGAAGAAGATGGTTTTGCCAGCCGTGTTGAAACCAAGCAGGCGTGGAAAGTCTCAATCGATGACATTATCGAGCGCAACTTCAACTTGGATATCAAAAATCCATATCAAGAAGAAGTTGAAAGCTACGACCCTGAAGAACTGCTTGCCAGCTATGAACAGCAGCAGCAAGAGATCACCGCGCTGCGTAACCAGCTAAAAGACATTCTAGGTAATGCGTTGCAATCAACTGTGAATGGTGAGGCGTAA